A single window of uncultured Pseudodesulfovibrio sp. DNA harbors:
- a CDS encoding MobA/MobL family protein — MSAKRELTHFGVKVIKKSNGQSIVAKGAYNNRANLRSLNTGNKHYHKSKGGLVHSVMLTPSEAPEWLLAICGTPEIFFSHVEKCEVRKDAQYMREVTIGLPHELSDQQNVQLARAFVQETFVRQGMVANLVVHKPTGKGDQRNIHAHVLLTMREILPNGFGKKVRQWNRLVSQWRDTWENVANGYLARRGLQPRVKMKSFKKRKIKRVPSRYEGPKYTPKKKRERHPGTIDIISTLEKLPSRSEVNTDGQSFGGRGR, encoded by the coding sequence ATGTCTGCAAAGAGGGAATTAACGCACTTCGGTGTCAAGGTTATCAAAAAAAGCAACGGCCAGAGTATCGTTGCAAAGGGGGCTTACAACAATAGAGCAAATCTTCGTAGTCTTAACACTGGCAACAAGCATTACCACAAAAGCAAAGGAGGTCTTGTTCATTCGGTAATGCTTACTCCGTCAGAGGCTCCTGAATGGCTGCTTGCCATTTGTGGAACTCCTGAAATCTTCTTTTCGCATGTTGAAAAATGTGAAGTCCGTAAAGACGCGCAATACATGCGGGAGGTGACCATTGGTTTGCCACATGAATTGAGCGACCAGCAAAACGTACAACTGGCTAGAGCATTTGTTCAGGAAACTTTTGTGCGCCAAGGCATGGTCGCAAATCTTGTCGTCCACAAACCAACTGGCAAAGGAGACCAGAGGAATATCCACGCCCATGTGCTGCTGACCATGCGGGAAATATTACCGAACGGTTTCGGCAAGAAAGTCAGGCAGTGGAACCGATTGGTCTCTCAATGGAGAGATACTTGGGAAAACGTAGCCAATGGCTATTTAGCGAGGCGAGGTCTTCAGCCTCGCGTAAAGATGAAAAGCTTTAAAAAGCGAAAAATTAAGAGGGTGCCAAGTAGATACGAAGGCCCCAAATATACGCCTAAAAAGAAAAGAGAGCGACATCCCGGCACTATTGATATTATCTCTACGCTAGAGAAATTGCCATCGAGGTCCGAGGTCAACACTGATGGGCAATCTTTCGGAGGGCGTGGTAGGTAG
- a CDS encoding type IV secretory system conjugative DNA transfer family protein → MDSQEINTNDLDRRLANTDFAAFDDQDNDGNHIFIGASQPDNRLPSLHMIAENNAHPVVVGSTGSHKTTAIVIPNILWKQRTFVAVDPKGEIAKVVGPYLRSCGFEIVNFDPYQVGSLSPDAFDPVAFLDPSDPEFADKINQIVEALLLHSSDGNPHWVNSARNLLAGVIAYVVESDNEASSLIRAHEIVQGGISVVCAVANSLLGAKNTNSLAWRKLARYVELTPDNREAQSILSTLLTQLQFLDSEPIRKALSHGNFRFEELLNPHAKLAVFITLPPDKLETHNRFQRLLISQVIATFSQSGGTQNAPVDLYIDEAGTIGALPILSRAVGVMRSYGLRIWTIFQTVGQLKRDYPRDYQNFIGNSGTLIMLKVSDNETAKYFSERLGKIRQLEEQRGLLNGNRGLSGRRWNPHAWNSDKAYPGMHDMLSPEALCQLPDEVGLVLTDGTPALFMKTPYFETSPFRDAVG, encoded by the coding sequence ATGGATAGTCAAGAAATAAACACAAACGATCTTGATCGACGGCTTGCAAACACTGACTTTGCAGCGTTTGATGACCAGGACAATGATGGAAATCACATATTTATAGGAGCTAGCCAGCCAGATAACAGGCTCCCTTCTCTTCACATGATAGCCGAGAATAATGCTCACCCTGTTGTGGTTGGCAGCACTGGTTCACATAAGACAACAGCGATTGTCATTCCGAATATTTTGTGGAAGCAGCGAACTTTTGTTGCTGTTGATCCAAAGGGGGAAATAGCGAAAGTCGTAGGGCCGTATTTGCGTAGTTGCGGGTTTGAAATTGTAAATTTTGACCCATACCAAGTTGGAAGTCTCTCGCCAGACGCCTTTGATCCTGTCGCGTTCCTAGATCCTAGCGATCCTGAATTTGCCGATAAGATCAACCAAATTGTAGAAGCTCTGTTACTGCATTCAAGTGATGGCAATCCTCATTGGGTTAATTCGGCACGAAATCTTTTAGCTGGGGTTATTGCCTATGTGGTTGAAAGTGACAATGAAGCAAGTAGCCTTATACGAGCTCATGAGATTGTTCAGGGCGGTATTAGTGTTGTTTGTGCGGTTGCAAACTCTTTGTTGGGCGCGAAAAACACAAACTCTTTGGCATGGCGAAAACTTGCGCGTTATGTTGAGCTAACTCCTGATAACCGTGAAGCGCAAAGCATTTTGTCGACCCTCCTTACTCAGCTACAATTTCTAGATAGTGAGCCGATCCGTAAGGCCTTATCTCATGGAAATTTTAGATTTGAGGAACTGCTTAACCCCCATGCAAAACTGGCAGTATTCATTACTTTGCCTCCTGATAAACTAGAGACTCACAATCGGTTCCAACGCCTGCTGATTTCGCAGGTAATCGCTACGTTCTCACAGTCTGGTGGAACGCAAAATGCTCCGGTTGACCTCTATATCGATGAGGCTGGCACAATAGGAGCGCTCCCAATACTCTCACGAGCTGTAGGAGTCATGAGAAGCTATGGTCTCAGGATTTGGACAATTTTCCAAACCGTTGGGCAGCTCAAGCGCGATTACCCTCGAGATTATCAGAACTTTATTGGCAACAGTGGAACACTGATTATGCTGAAAGTCAGTGACAATGAAACCGCCAAGTACTTTTCAGAACGGCTTGGTAAAATTAGGCAACTTGAAGAGCAGCGTGGCTTGCTCAACGGGAATCGGGGCTTATCTGGCCGTCGCTGGAACCCCCATGCTTGGAACTCGGATAAGGCCTATCCAGGGATGCATGACATGCTTTCGCCTGAGGCGCTATGTCAACTCCCTGATGAGGTCGGTTTGGTCCTGACGGACGGTACTCCAGCGCTTTTTATGAAAACTCCGTACTTTGAGACTTCACCTTTTCGGGATGCAGTGGGGTAA